A genomic stretch from Burkholderiaceae bacterium DAT-1 includes:
- a CDS encoding 16S rRNA pseudouridine(516) synthase: protein MTPLERILQSQGFGSRKACRQIIQSGCVQVEDEICDEPSARFDLSGLRICVDEIDWVCSDTICIALNKPVNVECSRSPQHHASVFSCLPGFLVERGVQPIGRLDADTTGLLLLTDDGALNHALASPKRHVPKTYRVTLKHAAHADMIAALLAGVLLHDEDAPLAALSVQQTGALEILMTIDQGKYHQVKRMVAAAGNRVEGLHREAMGGLSLADLPALAAGEWCVLSAEQLAKLRN from the coding sequence ATGACGCCACTCGAACGCATCCTCCAGTCGCAGGGATTCGGTAGCCGCAAGGCCTGCCGCCAGATCATTCAGTCAGGCTGCGTGCAGGTGGAGGATGAAATATGTGATGAGCCCTCTGCCCGGTTTGACTTGAGTGGACTCCGCATTTGTGTGGACGAGATCGATTGGGTGTGTAGTGACACGATCTGCATTGCCCTGAATAAGCCTGTCAATGTTGAATGCTCACGCTCGCCGCAACACCATGCCTCGGTATTCAGCTGTCTGCCGGGCTTTCTCGTCGAGCGAGGCGTGCAGCCTATTGGCCGACTGGATGCCGATACGACTGGACTGCTCTTGCTGACGGATGATGGCGCTCTGAATCACGCTTTAGCCTCACCCAAGCGCCATGTCCCCAAAACCTACCGGGTGACGCTCAAACATGCTGCACATGCCGACATGATTGCAGCGCTGCTGGCTGGTGTGCTGCTACACGATGAAGATGCCCCGCTGGCGGCGTTAAGTGTGCAGCAAACGGGAGCGCTGGAAATCCTGATGACGATAGATCAGGGCAAATATCATCAGGTGAAGCGAATGGTTGCAGCGGCAGGCAATCGCGTAGAAGGCCTGCACCGCGAGGCCATGGGCGGATTGTCTCTGGCCGATTTGCCTGCACTGGCAGCGGGCGAATGGTGTGTACTGAGTGCCGAACAGCTGGCGAAATTGCGGAATTAG
- a CDS encoding DUF484 family protein: MQSADVAQFLQKNPDFFEEYADLIADIFVPHPHGGRAIPLAERQILALRERSRVFESKLGELLQFGEENDQIGDKVHQLSLSLLNARDLAAVLGVLEDQLMTHFNVPHVAIRLWSEEPDDTLEAFHAVSDEVKVLAQSLPEPYCGHYVTDEVATFMGEVAPSLRSWAQVALRSDTPFGLLIMSSEDPQRFHPEMGTLYLARIGELASAAIGRFLSR; encoded by the coding sequence ATGCAATCGGCAGACGTAGCGCAGTTTTTACAGAAAAATCCGGATTTTTTCGAAGAATATGCAGACTTGATTGCGGATATTTTTGTGCCGCATCCGCACGGGGGGCGAGCCATTCCACTGGCCGAGCGCCAGATTCTGGCCTTGCGCGAACGGAGTCGCGTATTTGAAAGCAAGCTCGGCGAGTTGCTGCAATTCGGCGAAGAGAACGACCAGATCGGCGACAAAGTGCACCAACTGTCGCTGTCCTTGCTGAATGCACGTGATCTGGCCGCCGTGCTGGGCGTGCTCGAAGATCAGCTGATGACGCATTTCAATGTGCCGCACGTCGCCATCCGTTTGTGGAGCGAAGAGCCGGACGACACGCTTGAGGCCTTTCATGCCGTCAGTGATGAAGTCAAAGTGCTGGCGCAAAGCCTGCCTGAGCCCTACTGTGGCCATTATGTCACCGATGAAGTCGCGACATTCATGGGTGAGGTTGCACCCAGCCTGCGCAGCTGGGCGCAGGTTGCCTTGCGCAGTGATACGCCGTTCGGTTTGCTGATCATGTCATCCGAAGATCCGCAGCGTTTCCATCCGGAAATGGGCACGCTGTATCTGGCGCGTATCGGTGAACTGGCCTCTGCGGCGATTGGTCGCTTTCTGTCGCGCTGA
- a CDS encoding tyrosine recombinase XerC: protein MPWIARIEQWLQAEHTQSEATRAAYLADMRLLADLIAPLSLAQVDARVARGLVRKLHARGDDPASSARRLSAWRVCCRYLLQCGELSANPFEAVRAPRRARKLPHPLGPDATQQFLDAMPDDDTLALRDRAAFELIYSGGLRVSELVRLDLADFHDELRLVQVLGKGGKSRMVPVGEQARTALADWLAVRSLLPGAGTIGAVFLSQQGARLSVRSIQARLDAWGKQLGVADHLHPHKLRHACASHFLQSSQDLRATQELLGHSSIASTQVYTHLDFQHLASVYDAAHPRAHRNK, encoded by the coding sequence ATGCCCTGGATAGCACGTATCGAGCAGTGGCTTCAGGCCGAGCATACGCAATCTGAAGCAACGCGCGCAGCCTATCTTGCGGATATGCGCCTCCTGGCAGACCTGATCGCACCGCTCTCGCTGGCACAGGTCGATGCCAGAGTAGCGCGTGGCCTGGTGCGCAAGCTGCATGCACGCGGTGATGATCCGGCCTCCAGTGCGCGACGTCTGTCTGCGTGGCGAGTGTGTTGCCGGTATCTACTGCAATGCGGTGAACTCAGTGCCAACCCCTTTGAAGCTGTGCGCGCGCCCAGGCGTGCACGCAAATTGCCGCATCCGCTTGGTCCGGATGCGACCCAGCAGTTTCTTGATGCGATGCCGGATGACGATACGCTGGCGCTACGAGACCGTGCGGCGTTCGAGTTGATCTACTCGGGTGGATTACGGGTGTCAGAACTTGTCCGGCTCGATCTTGCCGATTTCCACGATGAGCTGCGATTGGTGCAGGTACTTGGCAAAGGAGGCAAGTCGCGCATGGTGCCAGTCGGTGAGCAGGCACGCACAGCTTTGGCCGACTGGCTTGCGGTGCGATCCCTGTTGCCGGGTGCCGGAACGATTGGGGCGGTGTTTTTGTCGCAGCAAGGCGCACGTCTGAGCGTCCGCTCGATACAGGCGCGCCTCGATGCCTGGGGGAAGCAACTGGGTGTGGCTGATCATCTGCATCCACATAAGCTGCGCCACGCCTGTGCCAGTCACTTTCTGCAATCCAGTCAGGATTTGCGTGCCACTCAAGAGTTGCTGGGTCATTCGAGCATCGCCAGTACGCAGGTCTACACCCATCTCGATTTCCAGCATCTCGCCTCGGTGTATGATGCAGCCCATCCACGCGCCCATCGCAACAAGTAA